A part of Thiohalorhabdus sp. Cl-TMA genomic DNA contains:
- the cobT gene encoding nicotinate-nucleotide--dimethylbenzimidazole phosphoribosyltransferase: MIDSWYHRPVAAIDDQAARAALERQAQLTKPPGSLGRLEELAVRLAGWQGVAQPVLDTVWITVFAADHGVAEEGVSAFPQAVTTEMIRNFSRGGAAVSVLAREAGAHMEVVDLGAVEAPGPLPGVHSARIAAGTANLRREPAMTAEGLEAALAAGHAAVDRAVAEGAHLFVGGEMGIANTTAATAVACALTGRDPESLTGPGTGLDTEAVDRKAGVIREALALQIPDGADPAEVLRRLGGFEVAALAGAYIAAAQAGTPALVDGFIASTAALAAIRLSPGVADWLLFGHCSAEPGHAAVLEALGAEPLLALDMRLGEGSGAATAVPLLRQAVSLHNRMATFEEAGISS, from the coding sequence ATGATCGATTCCTGGTACCACCGGCCCGTGGCCGCGATCGACGACCAGGCCGCTCGGGCAGCGCTCGAGCGTCAGGCACAGCTCACCAAGCCGCCCGGATCCCTGGGCCGCCTGGAGGAGCTGGCCGTGCGCCTGGCGGGCTGGCAGGGGGTCGCGCAGCCGGTGCTCGATACGGTCTGGATCACCGTATTCGCCGCCGATCACGGCGTGGCCGAGGAGGGGGTTTCGGCCTTCCCGCAGGCGGTGACCACCGAGATGATCCGCAACTTCAGCCGGGGCGGCGCCGCGGTCAGCGTGCTGGCGCGGGAGGCGGGCGCCCATATGGAGGTGGTGGACCTCGGTGCCGTGGAGGCGCCGGGGCCGCTGCCCGGGGTCCATTCCGCGCGGATCGCCGCGGGAACCGCCAATCTGCGCCGTGAGCCCGCCATGACGGCGGAGGGGCTGGAGGCCGCGCTGGCCGCCGGCCATGCCGCCGTGGACCGGGCAGTTGCTGAGGGCGCGCACCTGTTCGTCGGCGGCGAGATGGGCATCGCCAACACCACCGCCGCAACGGCTGTGGCCTGCGCCCTCACGGGGCGGGATCCGGAATCCCTGACCGGGCCCGGCACCGGGCTGGACACCGAGGCCGTGGACCGCAAGGCCGGGGTGATCCGCGAGGCGCTGGCGCTGCAGATTCCGGACGGCGCCGATCCCGCCGAGGTCCTGCGCAGGCTCGGCGGCTTCGAGGTTGCCGCCCTGGCGGGGGCCTACATTGCCGCCGCGCAGGCCGGCACACCGGCGCTGGTGGACGGCTTCATCGCCAGCACCGCGGCGCTGGCCGCAATCCGCCTGAGTCCGGGGGTGGCCGATTGGCTGCTGTTCGGCCACTGCTCCGCGGAGCCGGGCCACGCGGCGGTCCTGGAGGCGCTCGGCGCCGAGCCCCTGCTCGCCCTGGACATGCGGCTGGGCGAGGGCAGCGGCGCGGCCACGGCCGTACCGCTTTTACGACAGGCCGTGTCCCTGCACAATCGAATGGCTACCTTTGAAGAAGCCGGTATCTCCTCCTGA
- a CDS encoding histidine phosphatase family protein, whose product MNQSGTVVDLIRHGEPEGGRMFRGRTDHPLSDKGWGQMRLASAGEEGWEAVVSSPLLRCSEFARDLAHARGLHLQYEPRLREMDFGEWDGRTAEDVLANGPGDLSAFWADPPNAQAPGGEALTDFAERVLAGWEDIVRTYTGQHVLVVGHGGVMRVLIAHVLGMPLENLFRMEVGYACRTRIRAHADGEQITARLVAHGVIV is encoded by the coding sequence ATGAATCAGTCCGGAACGGTTGTTGACCTGATCCGCCACGGAGAGCCCGAGGGCGGCCGCATGTTCCGCGGCCGTACCGATCATCCATTGAGCGACAAGGGCTGGGGCCAGATGCGGCTGGCCTCGGCGGGGGAGGAGGGCTGGGAAGCGGTGGTCTCCTCGCCGCTGCTGCGCTGCAGCGAGTTCGCCCGGGACCTCGCCCATGCCCGCGGTCTCCACCTGCAATACGAGCCCCGCCTGCGCGAGATGGACTTCGGCGAATGGGACGGGCGAACCGCCGAGGATGTGCTCGCCAACGGTCCGGGCGACCTGAGCGCCTTCTGGGCGGATCCGCCCAACGCCCAGGCCCCGGGCGGCGAGGCGCTAACGGATTTCGCCGAGCGCGTCCTGGCCGGCTGGGAGGACATCGTCCGGACATACACCGGCCAGCACGTCCTGGTGGTGGGACACGGTGGCGTCATGCGGGTGCTGATCGCCCATGTCCTGGGCATGCCGCTGGAGAACCTGTTCCGCATGGAGGTGGGCTACGCCTGCCGGACCCGCATCCGGGCCCATGCCGACGGCGAACAGATCACCGCCCGACTGGTGGCGCACGGAGTGATCGTCTGA
- the cobU gene encoding bifunctional adenosylcobinamide kinase/adenosylcobinamide-phosphate guanylyltransferase, giving the protein MNHLILGGARSGKSRLAEERAAAVGAGGVVYVATATAGDGEMAERIARHQADRPPEWGLVEEPVSLGRVLREEARHGRCLLVDCLTLWLSNLLTAGEETLARERADFLAALEVVTGDVLLVSNEVGQGVVPADPLSRRFVDEAGRLHQAVAARCERVTFVVAGLPWALKGPA; this is encoded by the coding sequence ATGAATCACCTCATCCTGGGCGGCGCCCGGAGCGGCAAGAGCCGGCTGGCCGAGGAGCGGGCCGCGGCTGTGGGCGCCGGCGGGGTAGTCTACGTGGCCACGGCGACGGCGGGGGATGGCGAGATGGCGGAGCGCATCGCCCGGCATCAGGCCGATCGACCGCCCGAGTGGGGCCTGGTGGAGGAGCCGGTTTCCCTGGGGCGAGTGCTGCGGGAGGAAGCTCGGCATGGCCGCTGCCTGCTGGTGGACTGCCTGACCCTGTGGCTCAGCAACCTCCTGACTGCGGGCGAGGAGACCCTGGCGCGGGAGCGGGCCGATTTCCTGGCAGCCCTGGAGGTGGTTACCGGCGACGTCCTGCTGGTGAGCAACGAGGTGGGGCAGGGCGTGGTACCGGCGGATCCGCTGTCCCGGCGGTTCGTGGACGAGGCGGGCCGCCTCCATCAGGCCGTGGCGGCCCGCTGCGAGCGCGTGACCTTCGTGGTGGCGGGGCTGCCCTGGGCCTTGAAGGGGCCGGCGTAG
- a CDS encoding DUF6364 family protein, translating to MKNVTISLDEETAHWAKVWATEHDTSVSKLVGDLLQERMQEDAEYRGIMERFLTREPRKMRSRRAGADGNPGREPLRPRPGKRLGR from the coding sequence ATGAAAAACGTAACCATCTCCCTGGACGAGGAAACGGCACATTGGGCCAAGGTCTGGGCGACGGAGCACGACACGAGCGTTTCCAAGCTCGTGGGGGACCTGTTGCAGGAGCGCATGCAGGAGGACGCCGAATACCGGGGGATCATGGAGCGTTTTCTTACCCGCGAGCCCCGCAAAATGCGCTCAAGAAGGGCAGGAGCTGATGGGAATCCGGGTCGTGAACCCCTGCGTCCAAGGCCCGGAAAGCGTCTAGGACGATGA